From a region of the Candidatus Brocadia sp. genome:
- the mtnA gene encoding S-methyl-5-thioribose-1-phosphate isomerase translates to MPLPTIEWEGDINGRIRLIDQTLLPTELKFVYCEDIKSIWHAIKTLMVRGAPAIGIAGAMGVVLGVKDIQAKDTDAFLKELKQVTTYLGASRPTAVNLFWGLDRMERIARENKDTSVPEIKEALLQEALRIQNEDKIICRQIGENGAGLIKDGSGVLTHCNAGGLATADYGTALAVLFKAKEQGKHIKVYADETRPLLQGARLTAWELVHAGIDITLICDNMAGHVMKLGRVQCVVVGADRIAANGDTANKIGTYSVSILAKEHKIPFYVAAPVSTFDLSITSGNEIPIEERSPEEITNGFGKRTAPEGVKVFNPAFDVTPASHIAAIITEKGVIHSPSRENIQRLLGTSMR, encoded by the coding sequence ATGCCATTACCAACCATAGAGTGGGAAGGTGATATAAACGGTCGCATCCGGCTGATCGACCAGACACTCTTGCCCACCGAATTAAAGTTTGTTTATTGTGAGGATATAAAAAGCATCTGGCACGCCATCAAGACGCTCATGGTGAGGGGTGCGCCGGCAATTGGCATTGCAGGCGCCATGGGTGTTGTCCTGGGCGTTAAAGACATTCAGGCGAAGGACACGGATGCATTCCTGAAAGAGCTCAAGCAGGTGACAACCTATTTGGGTGCGTCCCGTCCCACGGCGGTCAACCTCTTCTGGGGACTTGACCGTATGGAGCGCATTGCACGGGAAAATAAGGATACATCGGTCCCGGAAATAAAAGAGGCTCTCCTGCAGGAGGCGCTCAGGATACAGAATGAGGACAAGATTATTTGCAGACAGATCGGGGAAAATGGCGCCGGTCTTATTAAAGACGGCAGCGGCGTTTTAACCCATTGCAATGCGGGGGGATTAGCCACGGCTGATTACGGAACTGCGCTGGCCGTCCTTTTTAAGGCAAAGGAACAGGGCAAACACATCAAGGTTTACGCAGATGAAACGCGCCCCTTGCTGCAAGGCGCCAGGCTAACGGCATGGGAGCTGGTTCACGCAGGGATTGACATTACCCTCATTTGCGACAACATGGCAGGACACGTCATGAAGCTGGGAAGGGTACAGTGCGTTGTTGTGGGCGCTGACCGGATTGCCGCCAACGGTGACACCGCAAATAAAATCGGCACGTACAGCGTCTCCATTTTGGCAAAGGAGCACAAAATTCCCTTTTACGTTGCGGCGCCGGTTTCAACCTTTGATTTAAGCATAACGTCCGGCAATGAGATTCCCATTGAAGAACGCTCGCCCGAAGAGATAACCAATGGCTTTGGCAAGAGGACGGCGCCTGAAGGAGTAAAGGTCTTTAATCCTGCCTTTGATGTCACCCCGGCGTCCCATATTGCCGCTATTATCACTGAAAAGGGAGTCATTCATAGCCCGTCTCGGGAAAATATACAGCGACTCCTGGGGACATCCATGAGATAG
- a CDS encoding sigma-70 family RNA polymerase sigma factor, with protein sequence MDTNYFDMVGRIYSENHEKLINYARKHYPILKQEEIEDVVHDVSIEIIKMIQALSKTGNSIDKKLVIGSFYKRVRCRCIDRGRKKQEESKEEGVLDNKMFKKTNSGIPSEQKWFHPEDAPDNINKEKLNIAMSKMEQECLKTIKLFYLSEASLSHREIANELQISEENSRKRLSRCMKTLKKYFDKEINKI encoded by the coding sequence ATGGACACAAACTATTTTGATATGGTGGGACGCATTTATTCTGAAAATCATGAAAAGCTTATTAACTATGCACGCAAACATTATCCAATATTGAAACAAGAAGAAATAGAAGACGTTGTCCACGATGTCTCTATCGAGATAATAAAAATGATACAGGCGTTATCTAAAACGGGAAATAGTATTGATAAAAAACTCGTCATAGGTTCTTTTTATAAACGGGTAAGATGCAGGTGTATCGATAGAGGTAGAAAAAAACAGGAAGAGTCAAAAGAAGAAGGTGTGCTTGATAATAAAATGTTTAAAAAGACTAACTCAGGGATTCCTTCGGAGCAGAAATGGTTCCATCCGGAAGATGCGCCAGATAATATCAATAAAGAAAAGTTAAATATAGCAATGAGTAAAATGGAGCAAGAGTGCTTAAAAACAATAAAATTATTTTATCTGAGCGAAGCTTCTTTATCTCATCGGGAAATAGCGAATGAATTACAAATTTCGGAAGAAAACTCAAGGAAGAGGTTGTCACGATGTATGAAGACGCTTAAGAAGTATTTTGATAAAGAAATAAATAAAATTTAA
- the purE gene encoding 5-(carboxyamino)imidazole ribonucleotide mutase: MTGKNIGIVMGSDSDLATMKEAINVLREFGVGFDVNVISAHRSPERAHSYATDAEKKYDVIIAGAGGAAHLAGVIASLTPIPVIGVPMLTPGLGGLDSLLSMVQMPSGVPVPTMGTGKSGAVNAALLAIQILSVSDPMLRQKLAVYKKKMADEVAKKDTAVRTEFGL; the protein is encoded by the coding sequence ATGACAGGCAAAAACATTGGGATTGTGATGGGTAGCGATTCTGACCTTGCTACGATGAAGGAGGCCATAAACGTACTCAGGGAATTTGGGGTGGGCTTTGACGTGAACGTTATATCCGCCCACCGGTCGCCGGAGAGGGCGCATTCTTACGCAACGGATGCGGAAAAGAAATACGACGTGATTATTGCCGGCGCGGGAGGGGCTGCGCATCTGGCCGGCGTTATTGCAAGCCTTACCCCTATTCCCGTTATTGGAGTACCCATGCTGACGCCGGGGTTGGGCGGATTGGACTCACTCCTCTCCATGGTGCAAATGCCGTCAGGTGTTCCGGTGCCAACCATGGGAACCGGGAAGTCAGGGGCCGTCAACGCCGCGCTCTTAGCAATACAAATCTTAAGCGTATCAGATCCGATGCTAAGACAAAAACTTGCCGTCTATAAAAAAAAGATGGCAGATGAGGTTGCAAAAAAAGATACCGCAGTGAGGACAGAATTTGGATTATAG
- a CDS encoding zf-HC2 domain-containing protein — MMFAYIEGMLEPEEKKIFELHLQGCNSCREELQKTKKLVDMLKEIRFRPNMVTEDCKNYDVVGYAFDELTPEERETTAMHIAKCDHCLFEVIDLKAIKKNDVDVDNSQAQTPDAIKANLYGNWINHNIIEFISDSVDLKLPLAAGPAGFKKTRKVGNRYMISISPKNGEISLMKEDACHSVLKPVRDIINGHYFYYKIFGLVKDLKQCELLSGKERFLPITIKLPTRDLSALYIFISQREDVIQQITLDWMLNVAKGTLQQPINEVIYIYAKICWEVMK, encoded by the coding sequence ATGATGTTTGCATATATCGAAGGCATGCTGGAACCAGAAGAGAAGAAAATCTTTGAGCTTCATTTACAAGGTTGCAACAGTTGCAGGGAAGAACTTCAAAAGACTAAAAAACTAGTTGACATGCTTAAGGAAATACGTTTTAGACCCAATATGGTAACGGAAGATTGCAAAAATTATGACGTCGTGGGATACGCTTTTGACGAGCTGACACCAGAGGAAAGAGAAACCACCGCAATGCACATCGCAAAATGTGATCATTGTCTATTTGAGGTAATCGATCTGAAAGCCATAAAGAAAAATGATGTCGATGTTGATAATTCACAGGCGCAAACACCTGATGCGATAAAAGCAAATCTGTATGGCAATTGGATTAACCATAATATTATTGAATTCATAAGCGACAGCGTAGACTTGAAATTACCTCTTGCGGCAGGGCCTGCCGGGTTCAAAAAAACCCGGAAGGTTGGCAACAGATACATGATCAGCATTTCTCCAAAGAATGGAGAGATATCCTTGATGAAAGAAGATGCCTGTCATAGCGTCTTAAAACCAGTAAGAGACATCATTAATGGCCACTATTTTTATTATAAAATTTTTGGATTAGTAAAAGATTTAAAACAATGTGAATTGCTTTCGGGCAAAGAAAGATTCTTGCCAATTACAATAAAATTACCAACAAGAGACCTTTCTGCTTTGTACATATTTATTTCACAAAGAGAGGATGTTATACAACAAATTACCTTAGATTGGATGCTAAACGTCGCAAAAGGTACCCTTCAGCAACCGATAAATGAAGTTATTTATATCTATGCAAAAATTTGTTGGGAAGTGATGAAATAA
- a CDS encoding CHAT domain-containing protein, translating to MNDTLLRHLGLDIEKIAEEMQLLSADIEGNKEALVKTLVRYDEAKRIAKNAALWQFGLRPNQILFSVIDQTRQNQTMKEQAVRAVATQYLETFKQSREDGRDKCLTHNDQRELLESALKILVNFEKEMDGKIEPATCALIARTYLLRSAIMLPKGFTVPEKKKEALRKGSEYIRTIDDLTEEALRVRGSLLLEQRHIDILEKNRESNGDNQTLIKELREALENGCDKFNNTIEDVRIALCYIELTDDKTDLLQKIIDSQLDFPGIELYRLKAYFLKGDYAAISDEALKEELSGIRFNHPVWNEAMIFIKQLKDAQADCWRKLALAAYQVCRTRESETSSLHLRWYWSGYRLLYDLAFIAEDDLHRKAEIADSLKSRVSLHAKALDEIIKNDKEREEYYNAHAVAYAGGYVKGAGRIHTGRKEKDCDTNNVFKALPKDVAIVAFYLNYCEKNKDSRGRGYALIAENGTWNIKEFPFDSLYKAYLTWQTNYARHKESASPSLVELCEEIGRAMPFLFEITKKRIVFVPHDFLHRLPLHGAIKREWPKVLLEEYSCLYLPAWSLLHADTTKSSQTARKRMLIECFHEYDYHELQTKINAQIKESKGVVWEKREKAKPKDLLQIPEAPEILMILSHGRADMTNPYYARLKLEGGDVSALEIMKAKTGTMSIKGSNVIMGCCETDLLPVLSTPIDEHVSPATALYTRGANFVVGTMWEINPIDIERHFIELLTKNDNSMLEGVGNWQREGLSDDKWKKHKESRFFYAIIGFRVLGIFT from the coding sequence ATGAATGATACCTTACTAAGACACCTGGGTTTAGACATTGAAAAAATTGCCGAAGAGATGCAGTTGCTTTCCGCTGATATTGAAGGAAACAAAGAGGCTTTGGTTAAGACGCTTGTCAGATATGACGAGGCAAAAAGGATCGCCAAAAATGCCGCGCTCTGGCAGTTTGGTTTGAGGCCGAACCAAATACTATTCAGTGTGATAGACCAAACACGTCAGAATCAAACCATGAAAGAGCAGGCGGTGCGGGCGGTCGCGACACAGTATCTCGAGACATTTAAACAGTCAAGAGAAGACGGCAGGGATAAATGCCTTACCCACAATGACCAGAGAGAACTCCTGGAATCAGCGCTGAAGATTCTCGTTAACTTTGAGAAAGAGATGGACGGGAAAATTGAACCAGCAACATGCGCGCTCATTGCGAGAACATATCTGCTCAGAAGCGCTATTATGCTGCCTAAAGGTTTTACGGTGCCGGAAAAGAAAAAGGAGGCATTGCGAAAGGGTAGCGAATATATACGCACGATTGACGATTTAACGGAAGAAGCATTGCGCGTTCGCGGCAGTCTTCTTCTGGAACAGAGGCATATTGATATTCTGGAAAAAAATCGTGAATCCAACGGCGATAATCAAACTCTTATAAAAGAGCTGCGCGAAGCCCTTGAAAACGGCTGCGACAAATTTAATAACACAATTGAAGACGTGAGGATTGCCCTCTGTTACATCGAATTAACGGATGACAAGACAGATCTCTTGCAAAAGATAATAGACTCTCAACTCGATTTCCCGGGGATCGAACTCTACCGGCTCAAGGCCTACTTTTTGAAAGGTGATTATGCCGCTATCAGTGATGAGGCTTTAAAAGAAGAGCTTAGCGGTATCCGTTTTAACCATCCGGTCTGGAATGAGGCAATGATCTTTATAAAACAGCTTAAGGATGCACAGGCAGATTGCTGGAGAAAATTAGCGTTAGCTGCTTATCAGGTATGCAGAACGCGAGAAAGTGAGACGTCCTCACTTCACCTTCGCTGGTACTGGTCTGGATACCGGCTGCTGTATGATCTTGCTTTTATTGCAGAAGACGACCTCCACAGAAAGGCGGAAATTGCCGATTCGCTAAAAAGCCGGGTTTCCCTTCATGCAAAGGCGCTGGATGAAATTATTAAAAACGACAAGGAGAGAGAAGAATACTATAATGCCCATGCAGTTGCTTATGCTGGTGGGTACGTGAAAGGGGCGGGAAGAATTCATACGGGAAGGAAAGAAAAGGACTGCGACACAAACAATGTCTTCAAAGCACTTCCAAAGGATGTTGCAATTGTTGCCTTTTATCTGAATTACTGTGAAAAGAACAAGGACTCACGGGGAAGGGGCTACGCCCTGATTGCGGAAAACGGCACATGGAATATAAAGGAATTTCCCTTTGACAGCCTTTACAAGGCATATTTGACGTGGCAGACAAATTATGCACGGCACAAGGAGTCTGCGTCACCGTCTCTGGTCGAATTGTGTGAAGAGATAGGCAGGGCAATGCCCTTTCTTTTTGAAATAACGAAGAAAAGAATTGTCTTTGTGCCACATGATTTTTTGCATCGATTGCCGCTGCATGGGGCAATAAAAAGAGAATGGCCGAAAGTCTTATTGGAGGAATACTCTTGCTTGTACTTGCCGGCCTGGTCATTGTTACACGCCGATACAACAAAATCCTCACAGACGGCCAGGAAAAGGATGCTCATAGAATGTTTTCATGAATATGATTATCATGAATTACAGACAAAGATAAATGCACAGATAAAAGAGAGTAAGGGTGTTGTATGGGAAAAGCGAGAGAAGGCAAAGCCAAAAGACCTTTTGCAGATTCCTGAAGCGCCTGAAATCCTCATGATATTATCGCATGGAAGGGCCGATATGACAAACCCCTATTATGCAAGGCTTAAGCTGGAAGGTGGAGATGTATCTGCTTTGGAAATCATGAAAGCCAAAACCGGAACCATGAGTATCAAGGGCAGCAACGTAATCATGGGTTGCTGTGAAACTGATCTGTTGCCAGTATTATCAACACCCATTGATGAACATGTGTCGCCAGCGACAGCATTATACACCAGGGGGGCAAATTTTGTAGTTGGAACCATGTGGGAAATAAACCCCATAGATATAGAAAGGCATTTCATTGAACTATTAACGAAAAATGATAATAGTATGTTGGAAGGTGTTGGAAATTGGCAAAGAGAAGGGTTGTCAGATGATAAATGGAAGAAGCACAAAGAATCGAGATTTTTCTATGCTATTATTGGATTCAGAGTATTAGGTATCTTTACATGA
- a CDS encoding VWA domain-containing protein — protein MSAACCALGLVVLQPKWQTTRDHYEKEGLEIVFVLDVSISMLAEDVNPNRLQRAKMEISHLVRRLEGDRVGLVVFAARAFSLLPYPTNDYERVFLRVLNMINENYVRFVPYGTNIGNAFILAMDSFSKENARKVMILLTDGEEQIITRSQVAEAVKLLLERRDIVIYVVGIGDPRKASPIPKKDAEANATEYEVNEDGETIYTKPNPAFLREITEMVGGTYQHDATGNELRHIFEQVLEKNKNIVGIKKKTVIKDVYQYFAGAALALLALYFIL, from the coding sequence ATGAGCGCCGCATGTTGTGCCCTGGGGCTGGTTGTCTTGCAACCGAAGTGGCAGACCACCAGGGATCACTATGAAAAAGAAGGACTGGAGATCGTCTTCGTGCTCGATGTCTCCATCAGCATGCTCGCCGAAGATGTAAACCCCAACCGGTTGCAACGGGCAAAGATGGAGATATCCCATCTCGTGCGCCGGCTGGAAGGAGACCGTGTTGGCCTGGTCGTGTTTGCCGCCCGCGCGTTTTCCCTTCTCCCATACCCTACCAATGATTACGAGCGGGTCTTTCTCCGTGTCCTGAATATGATCAATGAAAATTACGTAAGGTTTGTGCCTTATGGGACGAACATCGGCAACGCCTTTATCCTGGCAATGGATAGCTTTAGCAAGGAAAACGCACGGAAGGTCATGATCCTGCTCACCGATGGCGAGGAACAAATCATTACCCGCAGCCAGGTGGCTGAGGCCGTGAAACTGTTGCTGGAGAGGAGAGATATCGTTATCTATGTCGTCGGCATTGGAGACCCCCGGAAGGCATCGCCCATACCCAAAAAAGACGCTGAAGCGAACGCGACAGAATACGAGGTTAACGAAGACGGGGAAACGATTTATACTAAACCCAATCCGGCATTTTTGCGAGAGATTACAGAGATGGTTGGCGGAACCTATCAGCATGATGCCACGGGCAACGAGCTCAGACATATCTTCGAGCAGGTGCTCGAAAAAAACAAAAATATCGTTGGTATCAAAAAGAAAACGGTCATCAAGGATGTTTATCAGTATTTTGCGGGCGCCGCACTGGCGCTGCTTGCACTCTATTTTATTCTGTAA